The window ctcaacaaacctaagTCAGGAGTACTCCTGTACATGATTTTTGCGTTGAGGAAACAGTGGTTTGCCTGCCTCATGAGGGCTCATTTTTTTACCACTAGTAGAATTCTTCAAGTACTCTCTGGTAGAAAGAAATTCCTTGATGTCGTGATACCATGGTTTACCATCTGGTTCTTCATCTACATAGAAGCAATAGGCATGTTGGTCACTGATCTCTATCTTGATAGGTTGATgtaattcttgtctggatgctgaatcataAATGATAGGGTTGCAAGGGCGTCGGAGAACTCGTTCTGAATCCTGGGGACGTGCCTGAACTCAATCTTTGTGAACTGCTTGCATAGATCCTTCATGAAGTGCAGGTATAGAAGTATCTTGGCATTCTTGTTGGACCATTCCCCTTGGACTTGGTGTATCAATGGATCAGAATCCCCTATGACCAAAAGTTCTTTGACATTCATGCTGATTGCCTTTCTGATCCTAAGGATGCAGTCTTCGTATTCatccatattattggtacaaaGGAATCTTATCTTTGCCGATGCTGGATAATGCTGTCCAGATTCTGAAATCAGGACTGCCCCAATTCCGACTCCTTTGAAGTTTAccgctccatcgaaaaacatcctCTATCCAGGGTATGAATCTTCAATAGTCTCTCCAGCAAATAATACTTCATCATCGGGAAAATATGTAGTAAGTGGCTCATAATCCCCATCCACCGGATTCTCTACGAGGTGGTCGGCTCACGTTTGTCCTTAGATAGCCTTCTGagttatgtacacaatgtcaaattcgctGAGGAGAATTTTCCATTTCGCTAGCATTCtggtaggcatcggtttctggaagatgtaatTGAGTGGGTCAAGCTGTGATATCATATGTGTAGTGTATACTGACATGTAATGCCTTAGATTCTGGGCAatccaagttagagcacaacaaaTGCATTCTATCAGAGAACATTTGGCCTCGCATGGCATGAAATTCTTACttaagtagtagatggcctgctcatTTTTCCCAGTTTCATCATTTAGTGCGAACACACAGCCAGAGGCGTTATCCAAGACTGACACATATATTAACAATGGATTCCCTGATTCGGGAGGAACCAACACTGGTGGATTTGACAGATAATCCTTGATTCCCTCGAAGGCTTTCTTGCAGTCTTCTGTCCATCTTTTGGAAGCATCCTTcatcaacaacttgaaaatgggTTCGCAGATTACCGTGGAATgggctatgaagcggctgatgtaattcaatctaccCATGAAACTCAttacatctttcttgttctttgttgGGATCTTacaatgaatcccaacaactttccgaCGGGGACTCCGAATACTCACTTTGCctgcttcaacttcaaattgtacctttgcAGGTGTTCAAAAAATTTCTTCTAATTGTCCAAGTGCTCTAAAATCTTTTGAGAGTTTATGATGACATCATTCACAAACACTTCAATCTCCTTATGAATTATGTCGTGAAAAAGggtcgtcatggccctcatggAGGTGACATCGACATTCTTGATACCGAATGACATGACTCTATAGCAGTAAACTCCCTAAGGTGTAGTGAAggttgtcttctctgcatcttcctcgtgcATTAATATTTGGTGATATCCAGCAAAATAATCCATAAACGACTACAGTTTATGCTTCCCGCAATTGTCGAtgagaatgtggatatttgggaGAGGGAAATCGTCCTTTGGActagctttgttgagatctcGGTAGTCCACACATATCTTGATCTTCCCGTGTTTCTTGGGTACTAGTACAAAATTTTACAACCAGCTTGGATAGTTGGTGACCCTTACTACATTCGCTTCTTTctgcttggtcacttcttcctttatccttagaattaaattaggtttgaatttTCTGGGTTTCTACTTGACTGGCGATTTGGTAGGATAAGTGTGCAGTCTATGCAAGACAATATCAGTGCTTattcccggcatgtcatcatatgaccatgcgaataCATCGATGTACTGTCGGAGGAGCTCAATCAGTTTTTTCTTCTGCTCGGCTTCTAGGTGATTGCTGAATCTGGTCTCTTTTATGTCTTCTTCACTTTCGATGTTGATAACTTTCGTTTCTTCGAAGTTGGAATTTTTCTGATTCTCTAGTTGTTCGATATCCTGCGGGAAATTTTCTGGCATCATACTCTCGTCATACTCTTCGTAATCAGGGTCGTTGCGCTCGACGGTTTCGTTACATGTCATAATCGCAGAATGCGGGTTTTTAGCTTTTTGATTACTGAAAATAAAAGCTAAGTATAAACAAAGCGGTAAATAAGTTGCAATATTTGAAAaatgattctttttatttcatcaaaaaagGAACGTCTTAAGCATTCAAAATAGACAAATGAAAAAAAGGTACAAACATTTTTCGTGCCTCAATTGACCGTGCacttttcaaaagaaaacttttacagTTCCATACTACCAAGACTCTTGGTAAACCAAAGACGGACTGGTGGTCCAATTCCGCGGATCTTCCCCTGGTTCAACATTCCTGATAGTTGGTGTCTTGATGTCAGTCCCTTCGCAACATTCTTCAATCATATTTACGAACAACTTTTCCATCCCATCGATGATATAAATTTCTGGTACTGAACTTTGACCAGGACTTGAAATATGCTCTGGCACAAAAACCATTTTCCCGGAGCTAACGGTAGGAGTTTTCTCTTCCGGGGGCTGATATCCTATGCCATCCCTTCCTTTCTGCCCGTTATGTTCAATTCACTCGGTGATTCAGTCCGACCTGGCTCCCAGCCCTGTTCCTGGCTTGTatccatatttcatcatctcCCTCAAAGACATCTTGGATCTATACAATGACTGCATTCCTCGTTTCTATTAAATCTTTTCCATTTCGGTAGTCTGCATGATTTCCACTGCATGGAAATCAATGCCGTCTAGCCCTTCAATGAATGGAACAACATACTCCAAATAAGTGGAGTGACCCCACTCCCAATGAACCACGATCTCCTGAGATTCCCACTCAAATTTCATGTATTGGTGTAAAGTGGATGGGATAGCCCATGCCATATGTATCCAGGGCCTTCCCATCAACAAGTTGTAGGAAGATGAGATGTCCATTACTTGAAACAATATGGGAAATTCGACCGACCCGATCTGCAAGgccaaataaatttctccaataacatcCTTTTGCGAACCATCAAAGGCCCTCACCCTCACGTGACTTTCCTTGACTCCCCTCAAATGAATTCCTAACTCCTTTAGGGTagagagcggacaaatgttgaTTCCTGACCCTCCATCGACCAACACCCGGGACACCACTTTGTCCACACATTTGACAGTGATATGAATAGCCTTGTTGTGACTTGCGCCTTCGACAGGAAGTTTGTCTCTTCTGAAAGTGATCATGTTTGCTTCGATAATTTTCCCAATTGCCGCGGCCAGTGCCTCACTGGTGGTGTTACTCGGTACACTTACCCCACTTAGTACTTTCAATAGGGTATCCTTATGACTGTCAGAACTCATTAAGAGATCCATGATTGATATCTGTGCTGGAGTTTTCTTCAGCTACTCCTCCACAGAGTATTGTTTGGTCGACATTCTTTTCCAAAACTCAGCGACTTCTGGGTCTATTATGTTCCTTATTTGAATTTTCTCTCTTCCTAAGTTCCCTCGATTGACATCTTCAGGAGCGTAACATCTCCCAAAAATAGTCATACCATGGGCTGCGGAAGAGTCTGTCATTTTGGCTATCCCTTTTTGCTGGTACGTCCACACGACAGTTTTGTATTCCAGACTTCTTTGTCTCTTGTAGCAATGACAGGTTGTCGCCGATAGGTCTGAACAATCACTGTGGGTCTCACTTGTACTGTATTCATTGGCGCCTTTGAGGAGGGATCTTGGTGGCTTCTGCGTTTCCTATAGTAACAATCGTTCCCTTTAGGTCATACTCTACATCCAATGTGATCTTGTTAACTCCCTAGTTTAGGTGATTTGGCAGCGGATTGCGATTCACACTAGGCGGTGCCAGAGTGCACTGAATAGATCTGCTCTTGATCAATGTTTAAATCATATTTTTCAGCTTAAAATAATCTTCAGTATCATGCCCAGGTATGTTGGAGTGATACACGCATCTTTTAGTTGCGTCAAAATACTTGGAGGGATTTTCATGAACCCTTCCTTCAACTGGGTGTATCAATCATTACCTTCTCAATCTCTCGAACAATTGGACCAGAGGGTCGACAATCATGGTGTAATTTCAAGGACCCCTCTCTTTAAAGTTGGGACGAGGGTGTGGTGCATAAGCAGGTTGGTTTTGGTGACTAGTGATTTGGACATGAGCATATAGTCATTGTGGTTTTTGGGTGTTATTGGCTCGAGGAGGGTTGTATTATGGTTAAGGGTGGTAATATGGTTGGGGGATATAGACTGGAGCGTAAGTGGATGGTGATGAATGATTGTTTGGGGAATATGAAGTGTTTACGTGATGTGGGTTGCGTTAATAATAAGGGACGACTGCTGAGACCtcccctttcttcttctttcctccATCGATCGACCTTGATTGGATGGCCTTGATGGCCGCTTGTTGTGCTTCCATGGATTGTACTTTACCAAATTTTATACCTTCTTCTAAGAAATCTCCCATCTTGACCAGCTCGGGAAATTTTTGTCCCATcatcttttcaaagtatatccCGTCTTGGGCTCTGATGAAATACTTGGTTAATTCATTGTCATCCAGCGGAGGTTGCGCCCTGGCGGCCTCTTACCTCCACTGACGTGCATATTCTTGGAATGACTCAGATGGTTTTTTCTGCAAGTTCACCAGTGCGAACCGATCGGGAGTTATCTCAGTGTTGAATCGAAAATGATTCATGAAGTCCTCCACTATAGCTTGTCAAGTTCTCTAATTTCTCGGATCCTGTCGAGTATACTAGGTGAGTGTTTCTCCCGTCAAACTTCTTATAAATAACTCCATCCTTAGCTTCTCATTCCTCCCACTCCGACTAACTTGTCCCAATATGCCCTCAAATGTGTGTAGGGATCACCCGTCCCATTGAAGATATCAAACTTTAGGGGTTTATACCTTGCTGGCATATCCATATTCAGATGAATACACAGATCTTGGCAATCCAAATTTTCACTTCCTCAGGCAACTTAGAGGCTCTTCATCTATTTCCTCAAGATTTATAACTGCTCAGATACTGACTCTTCTTCCTTACGCCTGGCTTCTCTTTCCATCTCGACGTATTGGTCAATCTCATAAGGCACCCTAACCATGACAGGTGTTGTAAAGGTAGGTTCAGAAATGGCATATACAGGGGGAACGTACCGCTCATGGGTGGCAGTATGTGCCACAGGTATGTGCTGGTTGATAGTAAAAGTGACCCCAACATGTGGAAGGGTGTGAGTTGCATTGGTGGTAATATGCGGGTTTTGTGGTGTATGAATGTACTGTGGTACGTAGGTAGTGTGGATAGGGGGATTTGGTGGATTTGTAGGGGTTACTGGGGGTATAACTTGAGTGGTAGGCACTGTAGTTGGAGTGTTATTGTTTTGACGTGATGTGAAAGGAAAATGGTGTGAGAGTGAATCCAAAGAAGGGAATCGAGTGGTTAAGGAAGCGTTGTCACGGCCAGGCACGCTACCTCCATGATATGTTGTACCTCCTCCCTTAGAGACTCCATTTCCTGGGCCATCCTGGCCAAATGTTCATCATTCCTAGT is drawn from Nicotiana tabacum cultivar K326 chromosome 9, ASM71507v2, whole genome shotgun sequence and contains these coding sequences:
- the LOC142163804 gene encoding uncharacterized protein LOC142163804; this encodes MFFDGAVNFKGVGIGAVLISESGQHYPASAKIRFLCTNNMDEYEDCILRIRKAISMNVKELLVIGDSDPLIHQVQGEWSNKNAKILLYLHFMKDLCKQFTKIEFRHVPRIQNEFSDALATLSFMIQHPDKNYINLSR